From a single Prosthecobacter sp. genomic region:
- a CDS encoding TatD family hydrolase — translation MTLDTRKTHAKAQGMFFDTHTHLGSKQFDHDLPAVLERARAASITRMVAPATDLENARKLLAIAEHEPDVRVAVGIHPCDADTISGTAWIDELRELAEHPKVCAIGEIGLDYFHAPPEGFTLDAWKAHQAQVLTAQLELAAEVKLNVILHNRESWEDLTALVLPFRDRLRGVFHCFTGTIEQAQPLLERGHLISFTGIVSFKNAGVIAETARVVPACSYMIETDAPYLAPVPYRGKRCEPAYVADTARAIAALRDESVEQVAADTTRNALDFFRGWD, via the coding sequence GTGACGCTTGACACCCGGAAGACGCATGCGAAGGCGCAGGGCATGTTTTTCGACACGCACACCCACCTCGGCAGCAAGCAGTTTGATCACGACCTCCCCGCCGTGCTCGAACGCGCACGCGCCGCAAGCATCACGCGCATGGTCGCGCCTGCCACCGATCTCGAAAACGCGCGCAAGCTGCTCGCCATCGCCGAACACGAGCCGGATGTGCGCGTGGCGGTCGGAATTCATCCTTGTGATGCAGACACGATCTCCGGCACCGCTTGGATCGACGAATTGCGCGAGCTTGCAGAGCATCCGAAGGTCTGCGCCATCGGCGAAATCGGCCTCGATTACTTTCATGCGCCACCGGAGGGCTTCACACTCGATGCTTGGAAGGCGCATCAGGCCCAGGTGCTCACGGCGCAACTCGAACTCGCAGCGGAAGTGAAGCTGAATGTGATTCTGCACAATCGTGAGAGCTGGGAGGATCTCACCGCGCTTGTGCTGCCGTTCAGAGATCGCCTGCGTGGTGTGTTTCACTGCTTCACCGGCACCATTGAGCAGGCACAGCCGCTGCTGGAGCGCGGGCACCTCATTTCCTTCACCGGCATCGTCAGTTTCAAAAACGCCGGAGTCATCGCGGAAACAGCCCGTGTGGTGCCCGCTTGCAGCTACATGATCGAAACCGACGCACCCTATCTCGCACCCGTGCCGTATCGCGGCAAACGCTGTGAACCGGCCTATGTGGCGGACACGGCGCGTGCCATCGCCGCGCTACGCGATGAATCGGTCGAGCAGGTGGCTGCAGACACGACCCGCAATGCGCTCGATTTCTTCCGTGGCTGGGATTGA
- a CDS encoding PmoA family protein, which translates to MKLLLAASLLLASFASAAEFTVEKTATGGAIVKVDGQVFAEYVVDQANKPYLWPIYGPTGKSMTRSHPMKNVEGEKQDHPHHRGLNFGHENIGGYDTWAELATFGANPKTSERVKHLGAIKHREFKELKGGKSGIIYALSDYVDPDGKVIITEERSLTFRVDGETRVIDVDIDLIASKGTVTVDDKKDSGLSIRVPHSMSVDAKEGGKIINSEGHQDADSWGKRAKWCDFHGPVEGEHLGIAMLNHPSSFRHPTPWHARTYGLFTANPFGLSQLKIQTESGAMELKEGERIKLRHRFIFHKGDEKAGKIAEAYEAYATEKR; encoded by the coding sequence ATGAAACTCCTCCTAGCCGCATCACTCCTGCTCGCCTCCTTTGCCAGCGCCGCTGAATTCACCGTCGAAAAAACCGCCACCGGCGGCGCCATCGTGAAGGTGGACGGCCAGGTGTTCGCTGAATACGTCGTCGATCAGGCGAACAAACCCTACCTCTGGCCGATTTACGGCCCCACGGGCAAGTCGATGACGCGTTCGCATCCGATGAAAAATGTCGAGGGTGAAAAACAGGACCATCCGCACCATCGCGGTCTGAATTTCGGCCATGAGAACATCGGCGGTTACGACACCTGGGCGGAACTCGCGACTTTCGGCGCGAATCCGAAGACCAGCGAACGCGTGAAGCACCTTGGAGCCATCAAGCATCGCGAGTTCAAGGAACTGAAGGGCGGCAAAAGCGGCATAATCTACGCGCTGTCCGATTACGTTGATCCCGATGGCAAGGTCATCATCACCGAAGAGCGCAGCCTGACCTTTCGTGTGGATGGCGAAACCCGCGTGATCGACGTGGACATCGATTTGATCGCCTCCAAGGGCACGGTGACGGTCGATGACAAAAAAGACTCCGGTCTGAGTATCCGCGTGCCACACAGCATGTCCGTCGATGCGAAAGAAGGCGGCAAGATCATCAACAGCGAAGGCCACCAGGATGCGGATAGCTGGGGCAAACGCGCCAAGTGGTGTGATTTCCACGGCCCGGTCGAAGGCGAGCACCTCGGCATCGCCATGCTGAACCATCCCAGCAGCTTCCGCCATCCCACGCCCTGGCACGCACGCACCTACGGCCTCTTCACCGCGAACCCATTTGGTCTGTCCCAGTTGAAGATTCAGACCGAGAGCGGTGCAATGGAATTGAAGGAGGGCGAGCGCATCAAGCTCCGTCACCGCTTCATCTTCCACAAAGGAGACGAGAAAGCGGGCAAGATCGCCGAGGCCTATGAGGCCTATGCGACCGAGAAGCGCTGA